The following proteins are co-located in the Silene latifolia isolate original U9 population chromosome 1, ASM4854445v1, whole genome shotgun sequence genome:
- the LOC141602039 gene encoding uncharacterized protein LOC141602039, producing MFEVLRHKGRQLISNGIVRNGKVYLSIEETLFLSEIRSLMVVDEKDRIFLLENMYKKLAEGKGDCSLEYFKVYRYLKSLGYIVGRHGIPWSLKTIRSCSVPLEDNAVGKTVASAVLDETFLAESLNNLQIIEKKPFFEVYLPNCKFRKTSPGDPVFTVSLARHHPPSIHEIEKLGRQCNGIPVKIAHVEHDRVSFFSFKHVELPTLP from the exons ATGTTTGAGGTTTTACGCCACAAAGGGCGTCAGTTGATCTCAAATGGCATTGTCCGAAACGGCAAGGTTTATCTCTCAATTGAAGAGACTCT GTTTTTATCTGAAATCAGGTCGttgatggttgttgatgagaaGGACAGAATATTTCTGCTGGAAAACATGTATAAGAAACTCGCGGAGGGCAAGGGAGATTGCAGTTTGGAGTATTTTAAGGTTTATAGGTACTTGAAGTCTCTTGGTTATATTGTGGGAAGACACGGCATTCCATGGAGCTTGAAGACTATTAGGAGTTGCTCAGTACCTTTAGAGGACAATGCGGTGGGGAAAACAGTAGCATCAGCTGTGCTGGATGAGACTTTCCTTGCTGAGTCGTTAAATAATTTACAGATCATAGAAAAGAAACCTTTCTTTGAGGTTTATCTCCCAAATTGCAAGTTCAGGAAAACATCACCAGGAGATCCTGTTTTTACTGTCTCTTTGGCAAG GCATCATCCGCCATCAATACATGAGATTGAAAAATTAGGGAGGCAGTGCAACGGAATTCCTGTGAAAATTGCTCATGTAGAGCACGACCGAGTTAGTTTTTTCTCCTTCAAGCATGTGGAGCTTCCTACTTTACCATGA